One genomic segment of Mangifera indica cultivar Alphonso chromosome 6, CATAS_Mindica_2.1, whole genome shotgun sequence includes these proteins:
- the LOC123219583 gene encoding protein NDR1-like has product MCETKNFYLWLLQIIGLLGLLALCLWLALRPQDPTVTVIDLSVPPIDNSSSPAAVGNQNGSLTYNLEIKNPNKDSVILFDDIFLTFLYGQDKAATDRISSFKSGKGSTIYRVNHLAIDGRVWKAIRKALSNEISELKVRFATGIRFRTIGIKSKHHRSHILEGKVMLGKNGKISGKKKKIKLKRSSKKWRIKLRPNFN; this is encoded by the coding sequence ATGTGCGAAACGAAGAACTTCTATCTTTGGCTTCTCCAAATTATTGGCCTTTTGGGCCTTCTTGCCCTCTGTTTATGGCTGGCTTTACGTCCTCAGGATCCAACCGTCACCGTTATCGATCTCTCGGTTCCACCCATAGATAATAGCTCTTCACCAGCCGCTGTTGGGAATCAAAATGGTTCCCTCACTTATAACCTTGaaattaaaaatccaaacaaagACTCTGTTATCTTGTTTGACGatatttttttgacatttcTCTATGGCCAGGATAAAGCTGCAACAGAtagaatttcttctttcaaatCAGGTAAGGGTAGCACTATATACAGAGTTAATCATTTGGCTATTGACGGGCGTGTTTGGAAAGCTATTCGCAAGGCACTATCAAATGAGATATCTGAACTAAAAGTGAGGTTTGCAACTGGAATTCGGTTTAGGACTATAGGCATTAAGAGTAAGCATCATAGGAGTCACATTCTGGAAGGTAAAGTGATGCTTGGTAAGAATGGGAAGATCTCAggtaagaagaagaagattaagCTAAAGCGTTCATCCAAGAAATGGAGAATAAAGCTGCGTCCTAACTTTAACTGA
- the LOC123219484 gene encoding NDR1/HIN1-like protein 26 — translation MHSPDRLPIRQGTPSQPPPFKRRHSAHYYARRVRESLTTRVFKALCVIFLSLLLVVGIIMFILWLSIRPHRPRFHIHEFSIPGLAQANGFENAELTFNVTARNPNQYIGIYYNATEAIVYYKDQQVGATPLAEPFYQEPKNTTVLDATLSGATLTVNSQRWTEFLNDRAQGSVAFRLEIKSSIRFKVSTWWESKRHTMHANCDAIVGQDGELLATSQNKRCAMYFT, via the coding sequence ATGCACTCCCCTGACAGGTTACCAATTCGCCAAGGAACCCCGTCACAACCTCCACCCTTTAAGCGCCGCCATTCCGCCCACTACTATGCCCGCAGGGTCCGTGAAAGCCTGACCACCAGGGTTTTCAAAGCACTGTGTGTCATATTCTTGTCACTTCTTTTAGTTGTTGGAATTATCATGTTCATTTTATGGCTCAGCATACGCCCGCATAGGCCCAGATTTCATATTCATGAATTTTCAATTCCGGGTTTGGCTCAAGCCAACGGCTTTGAGAATGCAGAATTAACTTTCAATGTCACAGCAAGGAACCCCAATCAATATATCGGCATATATTATAACGCAACGGAAGCAATTGTTTATTACAAGGACCAACAGGTCGGGGCAACACCGTTAGCGGAACCCTTTTATCAAGAGCCCAAGAATACGACTGTGTTGGATGCCACATTAAGCGGGGCAACTCTAACTGTGAACAGCCAGCGATGGACAGAGTTTTTGAATGACCGTGCACAAGGGAGTGTTGCATTTCGCCTGGAAATAAAATCAAGTATCAGATTTAAGGTGTCCACGTGGTGGGAATCTAAGCGCCATACTATGCATGCCAACTGCGATGCAATTGTGGGCCAAGATGGGGAGCTTTTGGCAACGTCACAAAATAAGAGATGTGCTATGTATTTCACctga